In Pyrus communis chromosome 8, drPyrComm1.1, whole genome shotgun sequence, one genomic interval encodes:
- the LOC137743214 gene encoding major oleosin NAP-II-like, translated as MEIQHGQQKQQQMQLQTSGTKMLVAAFTGLAIGGSLVGLMGFSFLASVTLLVLSSPLLVIFSPLLFFAGFVFVGALVGFTVAAAMALAGMTTLGWIFQELTGRRLLGSGGGDGGGMVERLKDEEKDWGGFLQHGSEQDRRVSSRG; from the coding sequence ATGGAGATTCAGCATGGacagcagaagcagcagcagaTGCAGCTGCAGACCTCAGGCACAAAAATGCTTGTGGCTGCTTTCACTGGCTTAGCAATCGGAGGGTCGCTTGTGGGGTTGATGGGGTTCAGCTTCTTGGCGTCGGTGACGCTGCTGGTTTTGAGCTCGCCGCTTCTGGTTATTTTCAGTCCACTGCTGTTTTTTGCTGGGTTTGTGTTTGTGGGAGCGTTGGTTGGGTTTACTGTGGCTGCAGCCATGGCTCTCGCAGGGATGACTACTTTAGGTTGGATTTTTCAGGAGCTTACTGGTAGACGGCTTTTGGGATCTGGCGGCGGAGACGGTGGTGGTATGGTGGAGAGATTGAAggatgaagaaaaagattggGGTGGGTTTTTGCAGCATGGGAGTGAACAAGATCGCAGGGTTAGTAGTAGAGGCTGA